From Burkholderia sp. WP9, a single genomic window includes:
- the acnB gene encoding bifunctional aconitate hydratase 2/2-methylisocitrate dehydratase, producing MLENYRVHAAARAALGIPPLPLTAQQTAELVELLANPPAGEEQTLLDLLTHRVPAGVDEAARVKAGFLAAVAKGQTACALISRARATELLGTMLGGYNIQPLIELLSDAEVAAVAADALKKTLLMFDQFHDVKELADKGNAHAQAVMQSWAEAEWFTSRPEVPQSLTITVFKVTGETNTDDLSPAPDATTRPDIPLHALAMLKNARPGITPEEDGKRGPIKFIESLKEKGHLVAYVGDVVGTGSSRKSATNSVLWFTGEDIPFIPNKRFGGVCLGGKIAPIFYNTMEDAGALPIELDVSKMEMGDVVELRPYEGKALKNGEVIAEFQVKSDVLFDEVRAGGRIPLIIGRGLTSKAREALGLPPSTLFRLPQQPVNSGKGFSLAQKMVGRACGLPEGQGVRPGAYCEPKMTSVGSQDTTGPMTRDELKDLACLGFSADLVMQSFCHTAAYPKPVDVKTHHTLPNFISTRGGIALRPGDGVIHSWLNRMLLPDTVGTGGDSHTRFPIGISFPAGSGLVAFAAATGTMPLDMPESVLVRFKGKMQPGVTLRDLVNAIPLYAIKQGMLTVAKQGKKNIFSGRILEIEGLPELKVEQAFELSDASAERSAAGCTVHLNKEPIIEYLNSNVTLLKWMIAEGYQDPRSLQRRIKAMEQWLADPQLLSPDADAEYAAVIEIDLADIHEPIVACPNDPDDVKTLSDVAGAKIDEVFIGSCMTNIGHFRAASKLLEGKRDIPVKLWVAPPTKMDQKQLTEEGHYGVFGTAGARTEMPGCSLCMGNQAQVREGATVMSTSTRNFPNRLGKNTNVYLGSAELAAICSRLGKIPSKEEYMADMGVLTANGDKIYQYMNFDQIEDFKEVADTVQM from the coding sequence ATGCTTGAAAACTATCGTGTTCACGCGGCCGCACGCGCCGCGCTCGGCATTCCTCCCCTGCCGCTGACGGCTCAGCAGACCGCCGAGTTGGTCGAGCTTCTGGCGAATCCGCCGGCCGGTGAAGAGCAGACCCTGCTCGACCTGCTCACCCACCGCGTGCCCGCCGGCGTGGACGAAGCGGCCCGCGTGAAGGCAGGTTTCCTTGCCGCCGTCGCCAAAGGCCAGACCGCCTGCGCGCTGATTTCGCGCGCCCGCGCCACCGAACTGCTGGGCACGATGCTGGGCGGCTACAACATCCAGCCGCTGATCGAGCTGCTGTCCGACGCCGAAGTCGCCGCCGTAGCTGCCGACGCGCTGAAGAAAACCCTCCTGATGTTCGACCAGTTCCACGACGTCAAGGAACTGGCCGACAAGGGCAACGCGCACGCCCAGGCCGTGATGCAAAGCTGGGCCGAGGCCGAATGGTTCACCAGCCGTCCGGAAGTGCCGCAAAGCCTGACTATCACCGTCTTCAAGGTGACGGGCGAAACCAATACCGACGACCTGTCGCCGGCCCCGGATGCCACCACCCGCCCGGACATCCCGCTGCACGCGCTGGCCATGCTGAAGAACGCGCGTCCCGGTATCACGCCGGAAGAAGACGGCAAGCGTGGCCCGATCAAGTTCATCGAGTCGCTGAAGGAAAAGGGCCACCTGGTCGCGTACGTGGGCGACGTGGTCGGCACCGGCTCCTCGCGCAAGTCGGCCACCAACTCGGTGCTGTGGTTCACGGGTGAAGACATTCCCTTCATCCCGAACAAGCGTTTCGGCGGCGTGTGCCTGGGCGGTAAGATCGCCCCGATCTTCTACAACACCATGGAAGACGCCGGCGCCCTGCCGATCGAACTCGATGTGTCGAAGATGGAAATGGGCGACGTGGTCGAACTGCGCCCGTACGAAGGCAAAGCGCTGAAGAACGGCGAAGTGATCGCCGAGTTTCAGGTCAAGTCCGACGTGCTGTTCGATGAAGTGCGCGCCGGCGGCCGCATTCCGCTGATCATCGGCCGTGGATTGACCAGCAAGGCGCGTGAAGCGCTGGGCTTGCCCCCGTCGACCCTGTTCCGCCTGCCGCAGCAGCCGGTCAACAGCGGCAAAGGCTTCTCGCTGGCCCAGAAAATGGTCGGCCGCGCCTGCGGCCTGCCGGAAGGCCAGGGCGTCCGTCCGGGCGCGTACTGCGAACCGAAAATGACCTCGGTCGGCTCGCAGGACACCACCGGCCCCATGACCCGCGACGAACTCAAGGACCTGGCGTGCCTGGGCTTTTCGGCCGACCTCGTCATGCAGTCGTTCTGCCACACCGCGGCTTATCCGAAGCCGGTGGACGTGAAGACCCACCATACCCTGCCGAACTTCATCAGCACCCGTGGCGGCATCGCGCTGCGCCCGGGTGACGGCGTGATCCACTCGTGGCTGAACCGCATGCTGTTGCCCGACACTGTGGGCACCGGCGGCGACTCGCACACGCGCTTCCCGATCGGTATCAGCTTCCCGGCCGGTTCGGGCCTGGTCGCGTTTGCCGCCGCCACGGGCACGATGCCGCTGGACATGCCGGAATCGGTGCTGGTCCGCTTCAAGGGCAAAATGCAGCCGGGTGTGACCCTGCGCGATCTGGTCAACGCGATTCCGCTCTACGCCATCAAGCAAGGCATGCTGACGGTGGCCAAGCAAGGCAAGAAGAACATCTTCTCGGGCCGGATTCTCGAAATCGAAGGCCTGCCCGAACTGAAGGTCGAGCAAGCGTTCGAATTGTCGGATGCTTCCGCCGAGCGCTCGGCCGCCGGTTGCACGGTCCACCTGAACAAGGAACCGATCATCGAATACCTCAACAGCAACGTCACGCTGCTGAAGTGGATGATCGCCGAGGGCTACCAGGACCCGCGCAGCCTGCAGCGCCGCATCAAGGCAATGGAGCAGTGGCTGGCTGACCCGCAACTGCTGTCGCCGGATGCCGACGCCGAGTACGCAGCCGTCATCGAGATCGATCTCGCCGACATTCACGAGCCGATCGTGGCCTGCCCGAATGATCCGGACGACGTGAAGACGCTCTCGGACGTGGCCGGTGCCAAAATCGACGAAGTGTTCATCGGCTCGTGCATGACCAACATCGGTCACTTCCGTGCCGCATCGAAGCTGCTGGAAGGTAAGCGCGACATCCCCGTCAAGCTGTGGGTGGCCCCGCCGACCAAGATGGACCAGAAGCAGTTGACCGAGGAAGGCCACTACGGCGTCTTCGGTACAGCCGGCGCCCGTACCGAAATGCCGGGCTGCTCGCTGTGCATGGGCAACCAGGCTCAGGTGCGCGAAGGCGCGACGGTCATGTCGACCTCGACCCGTAACTTCCCGAACCGTCTGGGCAAGAACACGAACGTGTATCTCGGCTCGGCGGAACTGGCGGCGATCTGCTCGCGTCTGGGCAAGATCCCGAGCAAGGAAGAGTACATGGCAGACATGGGCGTGCTCACTGCCAACGGCGACAAGATCTACCAATACATGAACTTCGACCAGATCGAAGACTTCAAGGAAGTGGCCGACACCGTGCAGATGTAA
- a CDS encoding MFS transporter — MKQNDADVVTRASGLHDAATISARIERLPLTRWHTRVLGVIGFVHMTDAFDALTIAFVMPVLIGLWHLTPADAGWLVSGGYVGQTIGALFFSAAAERFGRLRVLRWILVILALGSLASAYAPSYAVFIALRFFQGIGLGGESPVSATYMNELCPAKTRGRLIFILQSTFAVGNLIAAIAAMWLIPTYGWQAMFVVGALPIVLAAILPRTAPESPRWLAINGRAAEANQIVERIEQSMPASDYARLPALQIVETQPDGKKESFRALFKAGFAARTLVVWVMACCASLTTYGILVWLPSLYRTVYHLPLNVALRYGMVSMIATFIGTVIGVFVIDYLGRRKTFAIAFLGAAVPMLYLAFSGARVPAEQVLVLASISVAMIAIVQCGVYVYAPEVYPTRIRASGAGAASAITRLSSVVGPVIIGGLLTYLSVEAVFGYFAIVSVLGSIVVGAFAMETGGRMLDEISK, encoded by the coding sequence ATGAAACAGAACGACGCTGACGTCGTCACGCGCGCAAGCGGTCTGCATGACGCGGCGACCATCTCGGCGAGAATCGAACGTTTGCCGCTCACACGCTGGCATACACGGGTGCTGGGAGTCATAGGCTTCGTCCACATGACCGATGCGTTCGACGCGTTGACGATCGCTTTCGTCATGCCGGTGCTGATCGGCCTGTGGCATTTGACGCCCGCGGACGCGGGTTGGCTGGTCTCGGGCGGCTATGTCGGGCAGACCATCGGCGCACTGTTTTTCAGCGCCGCCGCCGAACGCTTTGGGCGCTTGCGCGTGCTGCGCTGGATTCTCGTGATTCTGGCGCTGGGCAGTCTCGCATCGGCGTATGCGCCCAGCTATGCGGTATTTATCGCGTTGCGGTTCTTCCAGGGCATTGGGCTCGGTGGCGAGTCGCCCGTCTCGGCCACTTACATGAACGAACTGTGCCCCGCGAAAACACGCGGCCGGTTGATCTTCATTCTTCAATCGACGTTTGCGGTCGGCAATCTGATTGCCGCGATTGCCGCGATGTGGCTGATTCCCACCTATGGATGGCAGGCGATGTTCGTGGTCGGCGCGCTGCCTATCGTGCTCGCGGCGATCCTGCCGCGCACCGCGCCTGAATCGCCGCGCTGGCTTGCGATCAACGGACGCGCTGCCGAAGCAAATCAGATCGTCGAACGCATCGAACAATCCATGCCCGCTTCCGACTATGCGCGCCTGCCCGCTTTGCAAATTGTCGAAACCCAACCCGACGGAAAGAAGGAGTCGTTTCGCGCGCTATTCAAGGCTGGTTTTGCGGCGCGCACGTTGGTGGTGTGGGTGATGGCCTGCTGCGCGAGTCTGACGACGTACGGCATTCTGGTCTGGCTGCCGTCGCTGTACCGGACGGTTTATCACTTGCCGCTCAATGTCGCATTGCGCTATGGAATGGTGAGCATGATCGCGACGTTCATCGGCACGGTGATCGGCGTATTCGTGATCGACTATCTCGGCCGCAGGAAGACTTTCGCCATCGCCTTTCTCGGCGCGGCGGTCCCGATGCTCTATCTCGCCTTCAGCGGTGCGCGCGTACCCGCCGAACAGGTATTGGTCCTGGCGTCGATCAGCGTTGCCATGATTGCGATCGTCCAGTGCGGAGTCTATGTCTATGCGCCCGAAGTGTATCCGACCCGAATCCGCGCCAGCGGCGCCGGCGCTGCGTCCGCCATCACAAGGCTTTCGTCAGTGGTCGGTCCGGTCATTATCGGCGGACTGCTGACGTATCTGAGCGTTGAAGCGGTATTTGGCTATTTCGCCATCGTCTCGGTGCTCGGGTCGATTGTGGTCGGCGCCTTCGCGATGGAAACGGGCGGCCGCATGCTCGACGAGATTTCAAAGTAG
- a CDS encoding PDR/VanB family oxidoreductase produces MDEQSVAGGAARPGASLSARVRTIRHEAARVLSIELVPVEGTVFPPFTPGAHIDLHLPNGITRSYSLVNSPDESARYVIGVLDDAKSRGGSRYVHEQLRCGTTIQIGKPRNNFALDEQASGTVLVAGGIGITPMLCMYRRLRQTRKDACLVYCARTRAQAAFLDELAALRGDVILHFYDEHDGRPFDLAAFLAQQPAGVHAYCCGPGAMLSAFEAGCAVAGIRNVHIERFAASLPVADTQQPGYSVTLARSGRELVVPAGKALLDVLLEAGVDVEYSCREGLCGACETRVLSGCPDHHDSVLTQSERAAGKVMMICVSRAKSESLTLDLA; encoded by the coding sequence ATGGACGAACAATCAGTTGCCGGCGGCGCGGCGCGCCCTGGCGCGAGCCTCAGTGCACGGGTTCGCACGATCCGCCATGAAGCCGCGCGGGTTCTGAGTATCGAACTCGTACCGGTGGAAGGCACCGTGTTTCCGCCTTTCACACCGGGTGCGCATATCGATCTGCATTTGCCGAACGGCATCACGCGCAGCTATTCGCTCGTCAACTCGCCGGACGAAAGCGCTCGCTATGTAATCGGCGTGCTGGACGATGCAAAGAGTCGCGGCGGTTCGCGCTACGTGCATGAGCAATTGCGTTGCGGCACGACGATCCAGATCGGCAAGCCGCGCAACAACTTCGCGCTCGATGAACAGGCAAGTGGGACCGTGCTGGTTGCGGGCGGCATCGGCATCACGCCGATGCTGTGCATGTACCGCCGTTTGCGTCAGACGCGCAAGGACGCGTGTCTCGTGTATTGCGCGCGCACTCGTGCGCAAGCGGCGTTTCTCGACGAACTGGCGGCGCTGCGCGGCGACGTGATTCTGCATTTCTACGACGAACACGACGGACGCCCATTCGATCTCGCCGCATTCCTCGCGCAACAACCGGCTGGCGTTCACGCCTACTGCTGCGGACCGGGCGCGATGCTGAGCGCGTTCGAAGCGGGCTGCGCCGTTGCCGGCATTCGCAACGTGCATATCGAGCGCTTTGCCGCGAGCCTTCCTGTCGCCGATACGCAGCAGCCGGGCTACTCGGTGACGCTCGCGCGCAGCGGCAGAGAACTCGTCGTACCGGCGGGCAAAGCGCTGCTGGACGTGTTGCTAGAAGCCGGCGTCGATGTCGAATACAGCTGCCGCGAAGGACTGTGCGGCGCATGCGAAACCCGCGTGCTGAGTGGTTGCCCGGACCACCACGATTCCGTACTGACGCAATCCGAGCGAGCCGCCGGCAAGGTAATGATGATCTGCGTCTCCCGCGCGAAGAGCGAATCGCTGACTCTCGACCTGGCCTGA
- a CDS encoding aromatic ring-hydroxylating dioxygenase subunit alpha, translated as MLSQEKNNLLTQVGPGTPMGDYLRRYWHPVAGVSEFDQKSVRPIRLFGEDLVLFKDLSGTFGLVQRRCPHRNADLAFGFVEQCGLRCAYHGWEFDASGQCTHQPYEEIVDVDARLRQKTKITAYEVRAKAGMIWAYMGPAPAPELPDWEPFNYTNGFAQVVMAEVPCNWFQCQENSIDPIHFEWTHNNWTERQQDSQSEHVPTHLRTLYEEFDYGFIYKRLRAHENEENPMWTTGRVTLWPNGFYLGHHFEWRVPIDDENTLSLLWVFNKVPKEQEPYVQQHIPSWYGPVRDENGEWITSHVANQDFAAWVGQGAITDRTKETLGASDRGIVMLRRRFFEELEAVAEGKTPKGLITDSAANHNVYLPSACRDEMLNGMTREALAAHPLLGAYLRDFIGQYGQPEEVREAYEAAIGQKVNRARFFSVHGARQKDERETETS; from the coding sequence ATGTTGAGTCAGGAAAAAAACAATCTACTCACCCAGGTGGGTCCGGGCACGCCGATGGGCGACTACTTGCGCCGCTACTGGCACCCGGTCGCGGGCGTCAGCGAGTTCGATCAGAAATCGGTGCGACCGATCCGGTTGTTCGGCGAGGACCTCGTGCTCTTCAAGGACCTGAGCGGCACGTTCGGCCTCGTGCAGCGCCGTTGCCCGCATCGCAACGCCGATCTCGCGTTCGGTTTCGTCGAGCAATGCGGCTTGCGCTGCGCGTATCACGGCTGGGAATTCGATGCGAGCGGCCAATGCACGCACCAGCCGTATGAAGAGATCGTGGACGTCGACGCGCGGCTGCGTCAGAAGACAAAGATCACCGCGTACGAAGTGCGCGCGAAGGCCGGCATGATCTGGGCCTACATGGGCCCCGCGCCCGCGCCGGAATTGCCGGACTGGGAGCCGTTCAACTACACGAATGGCTTCGCGCAGGTCGTGATGGCGGAAGTTCCGTGCAACTGGTTTCAGTGCCAGGAGAATTCGATCGATCCGATCCACTTCGAATGGACGCACAACAACTGGACCGAGCGGCAACAGGACAGCCAGTCCGAACACGTGCCGACGCACTTGCGCACGCTGTACGAAGAGTTCGATTACGGCTTCATCTACAAACGTCTGCGCGCGCACGAAAACGAGGAGAACCCGATGTGGACCACGGGCCGCGTGACTCTGTGGCCGAACGGCTTTTACCTTGGACACCATTTCGAATGGCGCGTGCCTATCGACGATGAAAACACGTTGAGCCTGCTGTGGGTATTCAACAAGGTGCCGAAGGAACAGGAGCCCTATGTTCAGCAACACATTCCTTCGTGGTATGGGCCAGTGCGCGACGAAAACGGCGAGTGGATCACGAGCCACGTGGCAAACCAGGACTTCGCCGCATGGGTCGGCCAGGGCGCGATCACCGACCGCACCAAAGAGACGCTGGGCGCGAGCGATCGCGGCATTGTGATGTTGCGCCGGCGCTTCTTCGAGGAACTCGAAGCGGTGGCCGAGGGCAAGACGCCGAAGGGTTTGATTACCGACAGCGCCGCGAATCACAACGTCTATTTGCCGTCGGCGTGCCGCGACGAAATGCTGAACGGCATGACGCGCGAAGCGCTCGCCGCGCATCCGCTGCTCGGCGCCTATCTGCGCGATTTCATCGGACAGTACGGACAACCCGAAGAAGTTCGGGAAGCGTATGAGGCGGCGATCGGACAGAAGGTCAATCGCGCGCGCTTTTTCTCGGTGCACGGTGCGCGTCAGAAAGACGAGCGCGAAACCGAGACGTCCTGA
- a CDS encoding FAD-dependent monooxygenase, producing the protein MFNIEHIERHNVRMDMLKIGIIGGGIGGLAAAIALRKAGHQVTVFEQAERFGRVGADINLTPNAVRALDGLGVGAQLRETAARPSARISRMWDTGEETSRLAMSDEAERKYGAPQLTMHRADVMAALEQALLPGELHLGKRTETFGETGNSATVRLADGSTHAFDLLIGADGIHSGVRKFLFGDERPQFTGIVSYRAVVPAERLSGGDLGAFVKWWGPTDDLQIVTFPLNRGRDVFIFATTSQADWTHESWTTPGDPDALREAYAAFHPEARALLAACDTVLASALYIRDPLPKWTGQRMALLGDACHPMMPFMAQGAGMAIEDAVVLSRALKDIGPDGLGAALARYAEARQSRTAQIQIGSRGNNWLKAGGNADWVYGYDAWTVPLPEQARELA; encoded by the coding sequence ATGTTCAATATTGAACATATAGAACGTCATAACGTGAGGATGGACATGCTGAAGATCGGGATCATCGGTGGCGGAATTGGCGGGCTGGCCGCAGCAATCGCATTGCGCAAGGCGGGGCATCAGGTCACCGTGTTTGAACAGGCGGAGCGCTTCGGGCGCGTCGGCGCGGACATCAACCTGACGCCCAACGCGGTGCGCGCGCTCGACGGACTCGGCGTCGGCGCGCAGTTGCGCGAGACGGCGGCGCGTCCGAGCGCGCGGATCAGCCGGATGTGGGACACCGGCGAGGAAACCTCGCGGCTGGCCATGTCGGACGAGGCAGAACGCAAATACGGCGCGCCGCAACTGACCATGCATCGCGCGGACGTGATGGCGGCGCTCGAGCAGGCGCTATTGCCCGGCGAACTTCACCTCGGCAAGCGCACGGAGACGTTCGGCGAAACCGGGAACAGTGCGACGGTCAGGCTCGCGGACGGCTCGACCCACGCATTCGACCTGCTGATCGGCGCGGACGGCATCCATTCGGGTGTGCGCAAGTTCCTGTTCGGCGACGAACGCCCGCAGTTCACCGGCATCGTGTCGTACCGCGCGGTCGTGCCGGCCGAGCGGCTCTCGGGTGGCGATCTTGGCGCGTTCGTCAAATGGTGGGGGCCGACCGACGATCTGCAGATCGTCACATTCCCGCTGAACCGTGGCCGCGACGTGTTCATCTTCGCGACCACGTCACAGGCCGACTGGACCCACGAATCGTGGACCACGCCCGGCGACCCGGACGCGTTGCGCGAGGCGTATGCGGCCTTTCATCCGGAAGCCCGCGCGTTGCTCGCCGCGTGTGACACCGTGCTCGCGTCGGCGTTGTATATTCGCGATCCGCTGCCGAAGTGGACCGGTCAACGTATGGCGCTGCTCGGCGACGCCTGCCATCCGATGATGCCGTTCATGGCGCAAGGCGCAGGCATGGCTATCGAAGATGCCGTAGTGCTCTCGCGCGCACTGAAGGACATCGGCCCGGACGGCCTCGGCGCGGCGCTGGCGCGTTATGCCGAGGCGCGTCAGTCGCGCACGGCGCAAATCCAGATCGGGTCGCGCGGCAATAATTGGCTCAAGGCCGGCGGCAACGCCGACTGGGTGTACGGCTACGATGCGTGGACCGTACCGCTGCCGGAACAGGCTCGCGAACTGGCGTAG
- a CDS encoding IclR family transcriptional regulator, which produces MTETPDTPKPADNSASPVERAFRLLRFIAEGGSTANLSDVARQINVNRVTVMRLLESLKAAELIEANPQGGSHRLGMPFLTLAASALGGSDLTARARQILPGLVEKTGLSAYLAVLEGPRIVYLLCETPDMPLVSRIRVGSRIPAHRATPGLAMLAGLAPAALDALYASYPEDEDRPDWDTLAAALDTVRANGCAWSFSGLEAGIDSCAAAVRDSRGIVVAALSVAGPNSAFSADETLRAAAEASVKAAADALSRSSL; this is translated from the coding sequence ATGACAGAGACACCCGACACCCCAAAGCCCGCCGACAATTCCGCTTCGCCGGTGGAACGCGCGTTCCGTTTGCTGCGGTTCATCGCCGAAGGTGGCTCGACCGCTAATCTGAGCGACGTGGCGCGACAGATCAACGTGAACCGCGTGACGGTGATGCGCCTGCTCGAGTCGCTCAAGGCCGCAGAGCTGATCGAGGCGAACCCGCAGGGTGGATCACATCGTCTCGGCATGCCGTTTCTGACGCTCGCGGCGAGCGCGCTCGGCGGCTCTGACCTGACGGCGCGAGCGCGCCAGATACTGCCCGGACTGGTGGAGAAAACCGGCCTGTCGGCGTATCTCGCGGTGCTCGAAGGACCCCGGATCGTCTATCTGCTGTGCGAGACGCCGGACATGCCACTCGTGAGCCGGATTCGCGTGGGTAGCCGGATTCCCGCACATCGCGCGACGCCTGGGCTCGCGATGCTCGCCGGCCTCGCGCCGGCGGCGCTCGACGCGCTCTACGCGAGCTATCCCGAAGACGAGGACCGGCCCGACTGGGACACACTGGCCGCAGCGCTCGACACCGTGCGCGCGAACGGCTGCGCCTGGAGTTTCTCCGGCCTCGAAGCGGGCATCGATTCGTGCGCGGCGGCGGTCAGGGACAGCCGGGGCATCGTGGTCGCGGCATTGAGCGTCGCGGGCCCGAACAGCGCTTTTTCCGCGGATGAGACGCTGCGCGCCGCCGCCGAAGCCAGCGTGAAAGCCGCCGCAGACGCGCTCTCCCGTTCGAGTCTGTAG
- a CDS encoding porin has protein sequence MKVTRSVLSATWLAAVTAFASGGAQAQSSVTLYGIVDTGVQYYNKAASGGSVIGMPSLTGEVPSRFGLRGTEDLGGGYKTFFVLENGFALNSGALNYGGRLFGRQANVGVSSPYGALTLGRQMNMSMYVLLNADVIGPSIHSMASFDSYLPNARSDNAAGYLGKFNGFTVGGTYSTGRDAAGPAGPSATNCAGNVAGDPVACRQYTMMLAYDAPQFGAAASYDVMRGGTGASAPLSSAAYTDTRTIVDAYAKFGSAKVGGGWIRRNTSAAAHSQSDIYFLGASYYATPALSFDAQALRYLLRETSDSTLFVGRVNYLLSKRTTVYTSVGYVTNSSRGAAAVAAGGSVGAGQNQLGVMAGIQQRF, from the coding sequence ATGAAGGTGACACGATCGGTTCTCTCCGCGACATGGCTCGCAGCAGTGACAGCATTCGCCAGCGGCGGCGCACAGGCGCAAAGCAGCGTGACGCTGTACGGCATTGTCGACACAGGCGTCCAGTACTACAACAAAGCAGCGAGCGGCGGTTCTGTCATCGGCATGCCTTCGCTGACGGGTGAAGTGCCGTCGCGCTTCGGACTGCGCGGCACCGAGGATCTCGGCGGGGGCTACAAGACGTTCTTCGTGCTCGAAAATGGCTTTGCGCTCAATAGCGGCGCGCTCAACTACGGCGGACGCCTGTTCGGGCGTCAGGCGAACGTCGGCGTCAGTTCTCCGTACGGCGCGTTGACGCTCGGCCGGCAGATGAACATGTCGATGTACGTGCTGTTGAACGCGGACGTGATCGGCCCGTCGATCCATTCCATGGCGAGCTTCGACAGCTATTTGCCGAACGCGCGCAGCGACAACGCAGCGGGTTACCTGGGCAAGTTCAACGGCTTTACCGTGGGTGGAACTTATAGCACTGGGCGTGACGCGGCGGGCCCCGCCGGTCCGTCCGCGACCAACTGCGCCGGCAATGTGGCGGGCGACCCGGTCGCATGCCGGCAATACACCATGATGCTCGCGTACGACGCGCCGCAATTCGGCGCTGCCGCTTCATATGACGTGATGCGCGGCGGCACGGGCGCGTCCGCGCCACTATCGAGCGCGGCGTACACCGATACGCGCACGATTGTGGATGCGTACGCGAAGTTCGGTTCCGCAAAAGTGGGCGGCGGCTGGATTCGCCGCAATACGTCGGCGGCTGCGCACAGCCAGTCCGATATTTATTTTCTCGGCGCTTCGTACTATGCGACACCGGCGTTATCATTTGATGCCCAGGCGCTGCGTTATTTGCTGCGCGAGACATCGGACTCCACGTTATTCGTTGGGCGCGTGAATTACCTGCTGTCGAAGCGCACCACGGTGTACACGTCGGTCGGCTACGTGACGAATAGCTCGCGCGGCGCGGCTGCCGTCGCCGCGGGCGGGTCGGTCGGCGCGGGGCAAAACCAGCTCGGCGTGATGGCCGGCATCCAGCAGCGTTTCTGA
- a CDS encoding AraC family transcriptional regulator: MATDLLSDILADLRADAVVTGRFTLSAPWAIRKPAVSGAAFRMCTGSPFYLMVEGESPVYVKPGDFVLLPHGNEHIMASAPDEPPVPFDSLMADKGIYPRFDTPLEFTAGGGGATSELYTGIVVYRDIIRSPLFSVLQTLIHVRADDPAVAPWLASTLQSFIQESMACQPGWAIAASRLSDVLFVQLLRAHLQSTANHSGWLRGLADPQIGRAVALIHREPCREWSVAGLAAAAGMSRSRFSARFMDVVGDTPIGHLTAYRMYLASGELKRGKRTLIEIAETVGYTSEKAFARAFHRWSGMAPRRYARSAHALNDMARQS; encoded by the coding sequence ATGGCAACAGATCTGCTGAGCGACATTCTTGCTGACCTGCGTGCGGACGCGGTCGTCACCGGGCGGTTCACGTTGAGTGCGCCGTGGGCGATCCGCAAACCCGCCGTGTCTGGCGCCGCATTTCGCATGTGCACCGGCAGTCCGTTTTATCTGATGGTCGAAGGCGAGTCACCGGTATACGTGAAACCGGGGGATTTCGTGTTGCTGCCGCATGGCAACGAACACATCATGGCATCGGCGCCCGACGAACCGCCGGTCCCGTTCGATTCGCTGATGGCCGACAAGGGCATTTATCCACGCTTCGATACGCCGCTCGAATTCACCGCGGGCGGCGGCGGCGCGACCAGCGAGCTCTATACGGGCATCGTGGTCTATCGCGACATCATTCGCAGTCCGCTTTTCTCAGTGTTGCAGACGTTGATCCACGTTCGCGCAGACGATCCGGCCGTGGCGCCCTGGCTCGCCAGCACACTGCAAAGCTTCATTCAGGAATCGATGGCCTGCCAACCCGGCTGGGCGATCGCGGCCTCGAGGCTTTCGGACGTGCTGTTCGTTCAGTTGCTGCGCGCGCATCTGCAGTCGACCGCGAATCATTCCGGCTGGCTGCGCGGTCTAGCCGATCCTCAGATCGGACGCGCGGTGGCGCTGATTCATCGGGAGCCGTGTCGGGAATGGAGTGTCGCGGGGCTCGCGGCGGCGGCGGGCATGTCGCGCTCGCGCTTCAGCGCGCGTTTTATGGACGTGGTCGGCGACACGCCAATCGGCCATCTGACCGCCTATCGGATGTATCTCGCGAGCGGCGAATTGAAGCGAGGCAAACGCACGCTGATCGAGATCGCGGAAACGGTTGGCTATACCTCCGAGAAAGCGTTTGCGCGAGCATTTCATCGGTGGTCAGGGATGGCTCCGAGGCGTTACGCCCGCAGTGCGCACGCACTGAACGACATGGCCAGGCAAAGTTGA
- a CDS encoding cupin domain-containing protein, with protein sequence MTQEAQTIVRNGTKPSIKGPESWFTGAVRIDSLFQAEAPARLGGAIVTFEPGARTFWHTHPLGQTLVVLSGVGWTQCEGGSRTEIRAGDVVSCSCGKRHWHGAAATTAMSHLAVTEMLDGKNVEWMEPVTDEQYHAGPLVTE encoded by the coding sequence ATGACCCAGGAAGCTCAGACCATCGTCCGTAACGGCACCAAGCCGTCCATCAAAGGCCCTGAAAGCTGGTTCACCGGCGCCGTTCGTATCGACAGCCTCTTCCAGGCCGAGGCCCCGGCGCGCCTTGGCGGCGCCATCGTCACATTCGAGCCGGGCGCACGCACCTTCTGGCATACGCACCCGCTCGGGCAGACGCTGGTCGTGCTTTCAGGTGTAGGTTGGACGCAGTGCGAAGGCGGCTCGCGAACTGAAATTCGCGCTGGAGACGTCGTCTCGTGTTCGTGCGGCAAGCGGCACTGGCATGGCGCTGCTGCGACAACGGCAATGTCGCATCTTGCGGTCACCGAAATGCTCGATGGCAAAAACGTCGAGTGGATGGAGCCGGTGACTGATGAGCAGTATCACGCGGGCCCGCTCGTTACTGAGTAA